In Candidatus Bathyarchaeota archaeon, the following proteins share a genomic window:
- a CDS encoding DMT family transporter, translating to MKTRTRKLALIEGVVAGTLFGTAAVFIRFLQNLDVFSIAFWRLVIACCILAAILLSSRKFSGLKDYGLKNLKEFFALGLLLGLHFIFFISAVKHTTILNATVLVNTAPIFSVFISSFLFNLKPSRLVAVGIAVSVVGAFIIAYAEYATSLDETLVGFSSTAKGDLEAVLAAFVEAIYLNYGRKIREQKAILPIMLPIYLFASIVVGLLGSTVASKTLMFPAEVGVILPLLGLGILPTTVAHTLYFSSLSNLKSFETATMALLEPIGATALGVVLFGELPAPLFVLGTALVLLGIIFVAKGDL from the coding sequence TTGAAAACGCGGACGCGAAAACTAGCCCTAATAGAAGGTGTGGTTGCAGGTACCCTCTTCGGTACAGCGGCGGTTTTTATACGATTTCTTCAAAATTTAGACGTTTTTTCCATAGCTTTCTGGCGTTTGGTGATCGCTTGTTGCATTCTAGCGGCAATATTGCTATCTTCTAGGAAGTTTTCCGGCTTAAAAGATTACGGACTGAAAAATTTAAAGGAATTTTTTGCCTTGGGGCTTTTGCTTGGGCTTCACTTTATTTTCTTTATATCAGCCGTTAAACATACAACGATTCTTAACGCCACGGTCCTTGTTAACACGGCACCAATTTTCTCAGTTTTCATTTCGTCTTTTCTTTTCAACTTGAAGCCCTCCCGTCTAGTGGCCGTTGGAATAGCTGTATCTGTTGTTGGGGCATTCATTATTGCATACGCTGAATACGCCACCAGCTTAGATGAGACTTTAGTTGGGTTTTCTTCAACTGCAAAAGGCGATTTAGAAGCTGTTTTAGCTGCTTTTGTGGAGGCCATCTATCTAAACTATGGCAGAAAAATAAGAGAGCAGAAGGCGATATTGCCGATAATGCTTCCCATATACTTATTTGCGTCAATTGTTGTAGGTCTATTAGGCTCGACGGTTGCAAGTAAAACACTAATGTTCCCGGCAGAGGTCGGAGTTATTCTTCCACTGCTCGGTTTAGGCATCCTTCCAACCACTGTAGCACATACGCTGTATTTTTCGTCCCTTTCCAATTTGAAGTCCTTTGAAACAGCTACTATGGCCTTGCTTGAACCTATAGGTGCCACAGCCCTTGGCGTGGTATTATTCGGCGAATTGCCCGCACCGCTCTTTGTCTTGGGAACAGCCTTAGTGCTTCTGGGAATAATCTTCGTTGCAAAGGGAGACTTGTAG